The Rosa rugosa chromosome 1, drRosRugo1.1, whole genome shotgun sequence genomic sequence AGATGGCTTCTGGTATTTTAATGTAAATTACTGTTGTAATTGGAGGAGGGTCTATAGTGATAGAAATATTGAAAATTTCTGGGGTTAAAGAATTGAATGTGCAAGCACTCAAAGCATTGGAGCTTGTAGGTCTTTCTTTTCCCTCATGTGAGTCTTGCATCGGGGGTTGTTTCATCTGTTATTAAAGCAGATAGTTTCCTTGAAGCCACAAATGGGAAAGCTGTATGGCTAAAATACATGCTTATAACTTTTCTGTCTCTCAAGTAATCTCATTGTACTGTTGGTTCTTTTTATGGCTCTGGCAAGATAATATCTTTGATTGTAATCTGAACACTGTTCTAGGTCAGAATTGTCtctcaagatttttttttcttttgacatGGCGAAATTCACACCGGTAGGGATGCAAACCTTTACCTGTATTGTTTAGCTGCTTTAAGTGGTCGTGAGGAAAGCTCATTTCCTTGTGTTGCTGCTGATTTATGCTTTTATACcgtctggtttttttttttttttttttctcatttcaTTCAACTCCTGTATTTTGACCATCTTCTGTTTCTTTACATTTTTTTATCATGACTAGGCACATTGAGTCCCTCATTATTTGAGAAGCATTCTGGAAGAGAGACAGCtaggaaatggaaaaataatgtttGGGTCATTGTTAATGGGAAGAAGGTTCCATTGTGTAAAACAGTGCTACTCAAATACCACAATGAGGCATCAAAGAATGCTAATGGGTCCCAAAGATCCCAAAATGGACGAGCTTCTCACCGTGATGAATTTGTTTGTTGTACAAGATGCAACAAGGAGCGCAGGTTTCGTCTCCGGACAAAGGAAGAATGCCGAGTTCACCATGATGCTGTGGCTGATGTGAATTGGAAATGTGCTGATCTGCCATATGACAAGTATGTCTCTATCTTGCTTTCAATATATACTTCTACCCCCAAATGAATCAAGTCGTTGTTCTATAATCGTCATTATCCTTTCAAGAACCGTATCACTAATTTTATTCATTTATCTCAGATTATGTCAATAAGCTCTTATTGCAGTATGTGTTAGAATTACCTATTAATATAGTCCATGgagtttcattaattaattagCGAGGACTAACTCAGACCTGGCAACTAAAGGTGGATGCCAGCATCTCTTGTCGGAAATTGGCTGAGGTGTTAAAGATTGGTTAGCTGGTAGGGAGAGTAATCAGACTATAGGCCCGTCCaatgttttgcaaaaccctctATGAGAAGCTCCTCATTGAAGCTAGAACAGATGATACACTGAACATATAGAAAAAGTTGTGGCTTCCAACATTACCAAACTAAGCTATAATTTGTTGCAAATCATGCTAGGAAAAAGATATGGGAAGATGACCACTTCCGGAAATCTTCCTAGGGGAATTAGAGTTGAGGTAGCGCATATAAATGGCCATGCATTGGCAAGTAATTCAAGGTTCTCTCCCAGTGATGGACTTCTGGCTTTCTATTGAGAAAAACTGTATTTCACCTTGGGGATGATTTTTAGTATGTAATGGACTGAATGCTACCTTGCAAGTTAGAAACAAAGGTCTCTTTATTACATATACGTTGACAGACATGAACTCAGGCAAACACCCAGTTTATACTGTTGCTATGTGGCTCTTGTGTTGTGGTGCAAAATTGCTATATTGTATTTGAACTTGTTTAAAAGTTAAATAATGATGTGAACGGTTGTTTGTGTATTTCAGAATAACTTGTGATGACGAGGAAGAAAGAGCAAGTCGTAGGGTATATAGAGGCTGCAGCCGTAAACCAACATGCCAAGGCTGCACTTCTTGTGTATGCTTTGGCTGTGAAATTTGTCGTTTCTCAGATTGCAGCTGCCAAACTTGCACCGACTTCACAAGGAATGCTAAACCATGAGTCATAATCTGGGTCCTCATGTTCTCTCTCCATCCATAATGGGTTATGTGTAACCCATTGTTGCTTGGTTCTAAGCACCCCCTCCCCCATCCTTTTCCCCCGCATtcaaaaaaagagaggaagaaaaaagtaaaacaaaattaaaaagcaGCTCTTTCGGTGACATTATCGTTATATGCTACTCTTGCTTCCGGTCTAAGAGTTCACTGTATGTGGTTCTCTTGACTGGTTTAGactttctaatttaatgatttaATCTCATAATTTATATTTGGGTAGTGCATGGTCgtttgattcttttttcttcGCAATTAGTCAAAGATTCTTGATTTGATTCATAGTTGGGAAGCTTGTACGTGGATGGTCCTCTTTCCAAGAGCTTAGTATAGCCTTTTTAAGTTTGATATCAGTGGTTGTAAGAGTGGTGAACTTAGGGAAGGATCCAAGATAACTCATGCGAATGTGACAATTTTGTTGAGGAATTATCTTCTGCCAACCACAAAGGAGGAAATGATGGACGAGTTGGGCTCAGCTAGATACTGTTCATCAGGAGAATGATTCATTCTCAATGAAGCAGCTGACTATAACTgaacccaaaaaagaaaaaaaatataacaagaCTTTGTATGAGAATTACCCATCTGAGAAAGTGAAAGAAATCATGAGTTATTTGGGTTTGTTCCATAAAGCGAGACTAAAAACTGAGATGGAAATGGGTAGGGTACCATCTGTCGGAACTTGAAAATGGATGTAGTGACAAGGGAATTGAGTAAAAGGAATGTAGGTTATACATCACTGTGAATAGCAGTTGAAGCTTGGCAATTGAAAATTTGCTTCCGCAATAGTAACAAGGGAAATGAGTATATAGCTTTTAGTGCAAACGTGCATAGACGGCTCGCAAAAGACTGGTGGGCAAACCTCACGATTATACTACAACATCTTCaacttcaacctagttgaacgCGGAGAAGGAGCATGTTGCATTTCAAGAAAATGGATAACATATGAAACATCTATGTCCATCCATATACATGAACTAGCAAATACAAAGAATACTGATTAGCAAATTTTCAAAAGCAAGAAAccaaaatacaaaagaaaaaaaaggcagTTCCGAAATGATGGCTCTTCTGATAGCCTACTGAAGCAGAGCACGCCGTAACTTTCACCTAGaacctctt encodes the following:
- the LOC133726141 gene encoding protein ULTRAPETALA 1 — protein: MGESGVVVMMFSDEELSEMSGVKRGVDHIEVTCGCTSHRYGDAVGRLRVFMNGELEITCECTPGCQEGTLSPSLFEKHSGRETARKWKNNVWVIVNGKKVPLCKTVLLKYHNEASKNANGSQRSQNGRASHRDEFVCCTRCNKERRFRLRTKEECRVHHDAVADVNWKCADLPYDKITCDDEEERASRRVYRGCSRKPTCQGCTSCVCFGCEICRFSDCSCQTCTDFTRNAKP